In Sphingomonas crocodyli, a genomic segment contains:
- a CDS encoding nucleoside hydrolase, translated as MTKALRALFLLLAFSLAATAQAAERRKVIVDQDAFEGPGLQPILMLLQDPTVDVLGITIVSGDGWAPEEVAQTLRMLELIGRTEVPVIQGAIHPLINSKARNTAREGQYGALGYRGAWTESWPGDNTMKRAPFHDPKVVPPMEIGLPKIAARPGSAADFLIDMTRKYPGQVTIIAMGPLTNLALAQRLDDDFAGRVKELVMEGGFFGSTSTRDEFATQVAYAPRLSFNHFWDPEASHIVFTSPWQTLTLVTGDSSAPTRAGADLLARATASKRPVARYVARTAQPGFPLWDEVEAAAWLDPTIVTQRGTLAMDVDLMPGANYGALLTWPAGKGPGLGERDVNLIYAIDVPKIEAMFVDLIGR; from the coding sequence ATGACGAAGGCACTGCGCGCACTCTTCCTTCTGCTCGCTTTCTCACTCGCCGCGACAGCACAGGCCGCCGAACGCCGTAAAGTGATCGTTGATCAGGACGCGTTCGAAGGGCCGGGTCTCCAGCCGATATTGATGCTGTTGCAGGATCCCACGGTCGACGTCCTCGGCATCACGATCGTCAGCGGCGACGGCTGGGCGCCCGAGGAGGTCGCGCAGACGCTGCGCATGCTCGAACTGATCGGCCGCACCGAAGTGCCCGTCATCCAGGGCGCGATCCACCCGCTGATCAACTCCAAGGCGCGCAACACGGCGCGTGAGGGGCAGTACGGCGCGCTCGGCTATCGCGGCGCCTGGACCGAAAGCTGGCCCGGCGACAACACGATGAAGCGCGCGCCCTTCCACGATCCCAAAGTCGTCCCGCCGATGGAAATCGGCCTGCCGAAGATCGCCGCGCGCCCCGGCTCCGCCGCCGATTTCCTGATCGACATGACCCGCAAATATCCGGGGCAGGTCACGATCATCGCGATGGGGCCACTCACCAATCTCGCGCTCGCCCAGCGGCTCGACGACGATTTTGCGGGCCGCGTGAAGGAATTGGTGATGGAGGGCGGCTTCTTCGGATCGACCAGCACGCGCGACGAATTCGCGACGCAGGTCGCCTACGCCCCGCGCCTCTCCTTCAACCATTTCTGGGATCCCGAGGCGTCGCACATCGTCTTCACCTCACCGTGGCAGACGCTCACCCTCGTCACCGGCGACAGCAGCGCCCCCACCCGCGCGGGCGCCGACCTCCTCGCCAGGGCGACCGCCAGCAAACGCCCCGTCGCCCGCTACGTCGCCAGGACCGCCCAGCCCGGCTTCCCTCTGTGGGACGAAGTCGAAGCCGCCGCCTGGCTCGACCCCACGATCGTCACGCAGCGCGGCACATTGGCGATGGACGTCGATCTGATGCCCGGCGCCAATTACGGCGCCCTCCTCACCTGGCCCGCCGGCAAAGGCCCGGGCCTGGGCGAACGCGACGTCAACCTGATCTACGCGATCGACGTGCCCAAGATCGAAGCGATGTTCGTGGATCTGATCGGGCGGTGA